Below is a genomic region from Oryzias melastigma strain HK-1 linkage group LG7, ASM292280v2, whole genome shotgun sequence.
TTCAACTAACCCCATAAGGAAGCCACTTAAAACAATCTGACCTGAAGCAACATAGTTCTCCATCTTGTCTTTCAAGACTTGTCCTGCTTCCTTCCGTCATAACTCCTgagttttaggattttttttctctctttaaactTCTAACATTTGAACAGTTCCTAATTCtacttttataaatgtttaaacgATCTCTAACAAAGGAAAATAATTCAGCTAGCCCCAGTTGTGAAAGGAATTAAGACAATTTTTACAAGAAACCACTACACTAATTAAAAGCGGTTTTTCAGAAGTTTTGGTCAAAAGCACAAATGAAAACCCAACTAGTGACAGATCTGTTCAACTtgtaaattgattaatttaacaTTCTACAGGGAAGCAAAGCAATAAGCaactttaatataatttttttaacaataaagtcTGAGGTAGGATTCAAAATCAACAGATTTTCCAATCATGGTTAAAATATTCTCACTGAATTAAACCATACTGTTCCCGAACAATCAGGGCAGCACAAATATCTGCATCAGAATCATCTACTAGCCACTGTTAACTAATTACCATTGTAGATTTAAAATATAGTGTTAGACAAGTGGGTGACATTTGTGTGAAGCGtgcagatgaaatattttcCCCACTGGTCACATTATTCAAACCCCGACTATCCATCAACCTCGAGGCTAGAGCTGTCCTCATTCTTGTCTTCTCTTTCAGCGCTCGGGTCATGGAGGAAATGGTCTAATGTTTTTTGACACTGCTGTCCTACTTAAGCGTAATCATGCACCATTTATAGGACACTTGCTGAAGAGAGCTTCACGGCATCTCACTTTCAGGAGATAAACATTCCTGGTCCTCAATGTTTATATTGGCCGCCTTTCACAGTCGATATAACTTAACTGATTATAAACAAAGCTAGTAGCTAAATGTTGGCCTggctttatattttaattagtgGGTCAGGAGGTCACTGCATTGAATAAATGGTTTTATATTCCTTCAGTgctaatgtatttttatagcaAATGGTCAGAATGTGACAAAGACGTGACGACATATAGTTAGCATTTTAATCCAGTctgtaaaaagtaaagttcTTGTATTTTTCCCCCTAAAACTGATGAATAAACAGTGAaactgttttcagattttttccagTTGTCTTGTCATCCAAAAGGTGACGATTGCAATGAGTTCAGAACTTTGTCAAGGTCCTCCTTCATGTCTTTATGGAGCTGCCTTTGTGCACTGGtgtccagtgatgctgattaaAATAACAGTTATACCCTAATTGTTCCAACAAATTTTGAAGCACTGACTTGTCCAAAATGTATTGGTATGCTGAAGCACTCAGAATCCCTTTTACTAGAACCAGATAATCGGCCCACTCCATCAGATTTACTTAGTTAAGTGCTGCCAAACTCAGATTTGTTGCATGTTTTCAGGTGTTGGAACTTGATTCATTTTTCCCCTTGAGAATCCATTTCCACCAATTTCTGTTCCTTCATCTGGTGGTTAGAATTTCACCTTATGTTGTATATCTTGAATGGAACAGCTAAGCAAGTTTTACATCTCCAAATTAAGCCAGTCTGTTTGTGGAGTTaggttttaagtgtaatttGTTTTAACAGCCACTGAGTATTGATTATAATATCCaaaaacgatttgattcaccagagcctcaATTGATTCGATTCtgacttttttgaattttttcgATCCACTAAATCCAATTCaactttgagtttacacatttagacacatttgtttagaaattgattatttatctactatatgttttgaatatattcctattaatctgatccagttcacgtactgtaaaatgaattatttaaataattagattgttaatatcatacagtgttacatggattctctaaaggagaagttctaactaaaatgttcagatcattaacattggaaacattgttctgcttctcctggaggacgtttcagtttggccactaggtggcgatcgcaacagcattacaccttatttctGATGGACTGATAATCACACCTCATCGTTTCATTCATGGCCTCAGATGAATAAATTGCTTTGAAGTCTCTCTGAAGATCAGTCCTAACCGATGAGATTTTCCTTACATGCTGCAGATCATCTCCACATTTGACTTCATTTGCAGAGTCGAGTGCTAACACAGCCCTCTGCACTCAGCTCATCACACACGGCGATTAGAAAAAGCATTCATCTGCTCTTCTTTTTACTGTGACCTCTGAGTTTAAGTGCTATATATGATTACCATCAGTGCAACTTCTGGCACTGCagccatttaaaataaatgttcctgaagtaaattatttattttcccatAAATTTCCTGatttaaaacgtgttttttgctaatatttcccATGACTGAAACTTGAGCTAAGTGTGACTTCCCTTTTTACACCATTTTATGTCCTGTGTGAAGAGACGGAAGAGACCCTGTAGtgcaaaaataaactgcaaGAGCCTTTTATTTAACATCATCTAGACATCCCTACCTGTATGTCTGCATACTAACTGCTTGCTTTCTTTAGTTAAAACGACTTCAGGGAACCCAAAATGTCTTTCTAATTAATCTTGAACTGCACCACATTTCTTTTAGCAatagtttttgttgtaaatcaTGTATGCGTGTGTGGGACTTGACCTTTAAGTGTTTCTTTCAATCGGTGTGTGTTGACGTACCAGTGAAGGTGTTGCATGTGCTCTTTGCTAAAGTACCATCTGTGACTGAAGTGTGTGATCATTTTCCCACCAGTGCCTTAAATGTGACCTTGAGGAGTGTCTGATgatttcatcttttaaattGTCCTGCCTCCTTCCTGTGGCGCGGCGATCAAAACTTTGACGTTTGCCGTCTTCTTTTAGGGATGGCGGCCATCCGGAAGAAGCTGGTGATAGTCGGGGATGGAGCTTGTGGGAAGACGTGTCTTCTCATTGTCTTCAGCAAAGACCAGTTCCCTGAGGTTTACGTTCCCACCGTGTTCGAGAACTACGTCGCTGACATCGAGGTTGACGGCAAACAGGTGAGACTTTAGCAACGCTCTGGGTTCAAGGTGTTAGTTTTTAGatatgcttaaaaaagaaatgtatcatGATGATGCATTTAAAGCtcgtgtgtcaaagtcgaggcccggaggccggatccggccctcagggtaaacatatccggccctccagatcatttcatattatatttttttgcgcttatttctaacttgtatcattttgacaaaatatatttttatggagagtaaaatattgaaagttttttaaggtttaagttgatttattcttgaataatattcctgcctttttattattatttatgttaaaaagttacagttttaaaagttggcattctgctagctttttggactattttggcatttactaagattttttttggctattttggaatttagctaatatttcagctacatgctagctgttttgtttagtttttggcttttttcagttttcaaggctttttttagtttagataatACTTCATCTACATtcaagctattttggctaatttaaattttttgttttttttaggctgttNNNNNNNNNNNNNNNNNNNNNNNNNNNNNNNNNNNNNNNNNNNNNNNNNNgcttttttcagttttttaaggctgttttgaagtttagctatgtcttcagctacatgctaggtgtttaggccattttaaaaatgttttttaggctaatttggcatttagctaatattttagattacTATGAGctttaacgttttcagctatcagtgtcagttgccaaattcagcttatagcatttacactagcataatcggttatgctatatatctagttcataattatgttaaaaagtttgggttgtaaaaatgtagttttagagtgttcaataaatgtttatcctgtggtgtgttttggattgtggcccttgtccgattgagtttgacccccctgcttTAAAGCACAGTCAAGTAGTCTCAAAGTGTCTCAAAGCTTGACTTTGAATGTGTTTTCATTGTCTCAGGTGGAGTTGGCTCTTTGGGATACAGCCGGTCAGGAGGACTACGACAGGCTGAGGCCTCTCTCCTACCCAGACACTGATGTCATCCTCATGTGTTTCTCTATAGACAGTCCTGACAGCTTGGGTTAGTGCACACCACACACGCACACTGAAGCGTAACGTCTGACGTCACATTCCTATGCAAATCTTTGTTTCACTTCCCCATCATTTTAATGTTCCTCGGGGGTTATTTATAGGTTTGTAGATTGTGACATCAATTGTTGGGAAACAAAAAGAACTTCTTGAAAGTTTGAATGTAGACCTCAACATGTTATTCGTGAAATGTACTTTCTTTGTTAAACCTGAACACCCTCaatagtttgttttcttctttttaaaatgacagaaaacatcCCAGAGAAGTGGACTCCAGAGGTCAAACACTTCTGTCCAAATGTCCCCATCATCCTGGTCGGAAACAAGAAAGACCTCCGTAACGATGAGCACACTCGCAGAGAGCTGGCCAAAATGAAGCAGGTAGCGtaccttttttgtttgcttagaATAactctgcaacaaaaatgaagaaatgttgaGACAGTTGTACACCTGATTAATGCTACAGATAGCAATATGATAGCCACCGCGTGATGGAGAGGTGccgcttgattttctttattttttaatcagacaTTTACATATCATCACCGAGTTGCCGGCTGGCAATGCTGGCTGTGGCCGCCCTGCTGCCGCCACGCAGCCTCAAAATGTGCCTGGGCGGTCACCGACTGGTCATCAtaaaactttggcttttttttattttattttttttaaacctccatGGGCACTAAATGCATCTGCTGCCTGCGAATTCTGCGTGGCCATCTGCCAAATTCATGAATTCCTGGTGGCAGACGAGacgctgaaaatcattagccggaagcagAAACTCCACAAGATTTTAGAGctgtagccacttttattaaagcttttaaatgtaaataaactgtttagTCTTCAGAAGTAGCTTGAAATGTGCCAAAAGAGGGGAAACACTTTATAAATGTCAAAGAGGACATTtgacatcggagctttagctccagacaAGCGTTTGACCGCAGTTAACTTCAACCCTTTTTACATGATCAAGTGAATCTGCTTATTCTGTCgtggagaaaagcagatttgCGCCAGTATAAAAAGGCTTTATATTACTAAATTGTTGCATATCGGTGATAAgctgctttaaagtgttgcttaccagcgaaaaactgcttttctctacAGATCAGCTGCttcacattgatcgtgttaggagttacagtatgtcaaagagcattgtAGGTTTTAACTGAGacccctcaggtgttaaaggctCAAAGGttaaaacgcaaaaaaaaaaaagttactgttcAGGTCGATGGTTATATTAGTccttttttaaaccataatATGCAGCATGGGTGGTCTCGATGTTACGGCTCTGGACTTCCTTCCGGATAAATTTCCTGAAAAACTTGCCTTTAGGCTTGGGGCTGGGTGTCCATGATTTCCAGAGACGATTCgcttcaccagagcctggatcgatttcATTCCGGcctttttcagttcttt
It encodes:
- the rhoab gene encoding rho-related GTP-binding protein RhoA-B translates to MAAIRKKLVIVGDGACGKTCLLIVFSKDQFPEVYVPTVFENYVADIEVDGKQVELALWDTAGQEDYDRLRPLSYPDTDVILMCFSIDSPDSLENIPEKWTPEVKHFCPNVPIILVGNKKDLRNDEHTRRELAKMKQEPVKSEEGRDMAGRIAAFGYMECSAKTKDGVREVFEMATRAALQARRGKKSNKCVLL